A stretch of Girardinichthys multiradiatus isolate DD_20200921_A chromosome 20, DD_fGirMul_XY1, whole genome shotgun sequence DNA encodes these proteins:
- the LOC124856806 gene encoding class E basic helix-loop-helix protein 40-like — translation MERIPSAQPPALSKHQPDLSDVQGMDFQMYVYKPRRGIKRGEESKDTYKLPHRLIEKKRRDRINECIAQLKDLLPEHLKLTTLGHLEKAVVLELTLKHVKALTSLLEQQQQKILALQSGMQIEPPVSQEKSEETFRSGFHMCAKEILQYLANHETDGVLTPTHLMSHLHKLGAEVLQGPARPRTPLTPQPKEVPGYHQRQAHKEVPTASPPKPAEGYGRNCVPVIQRAYAPASSEQSGSDTDTDSGYGGELEKVEVGALQGRGDYYGHDSQQKRPLGDRQNSSIKQEDDEPRHKRPRVESSEDEVLSSGESSISSSSSGYGSYMSTSPSHPPPPPHPLCMPFYLIPPSAAAYLPVLEKCWYPGAVPMLYPGMGGSSPTMSSERPPPPQLVLSPRGGSPAPALSQTPMDSPALLQALKQVPPLNLETKE, via the exons ATGGAGCGAATTCCAAGCGCACAACCGCCTGCTCTCTCCAAACACCAGCCGGATCTGTCAGACGTGCAGGG GATGGATTTCCAAATGTATGTTTATAAACCTAGAAGAGGGATAAAAAGGGGAGAAGAGAGCAAG GACACCTACAAGCTGCCCCACAGACTCATCGAGAAGAAAAGGCGCGATCGGATAAACGAATGCATCGCTCAGCTGAAAGATTTATTACCAGAACACCTAAAGCTCACC ACTCTGGGCCATCTGGAGAAGGCTGTGGTTTTAGAGCTAACGCTCAAACATGTAAAAGCCCTCACCTCTCttctggagcagcagcagcagaagatccTTGCTCTGCAGAGTGGCATGCAAATTG aGCCCCCAGTTAGCCAGGAGAAGTCAGAGGAAACGTTTCGGTCTGGTTTCCACATGTGTGCCAAGGAGATTCTCCAGTATCTAGCCAATCATGAGACAGATGGAGTCTTGACTCCAACTCATCTGATGAGCCACCTTCACAAACTGGGTGCTGAAGTATTGCAGGGTCCGGCCAGACCCCGCACCCCTCTCACTCCACAACCCAAAGAGGTTCCAGGCTATCACCAGCGCCAGGCTCACAAGGAGGTGCCCACCGCCTCACCCCCTAAACCCGCTGAGGGTTATGGGAGGAACTGCGTGCCCGTTATCCAGCGGGCGTATGCTCCAGCAAGCAGTGAGCAGAGTGGCAgtgacacagacacagacagtgGCTACGGGGGGGAGCTGGAGAAGGTTGAAGTGGGGGCACTGCAGGGACGTGGCGATTATTACGGCCATGACAGTCAGCAGAAGCGACCACTGGGCGACAGGCAGAACTCTAGCATCAAGCAGGAGGACGACGAGCCACGCCACAAGCGACCACGCGTGGAGTCTTCTGAGGACGAGGTGCTGTCAAGTGGAGAGTCATCGATTTCATCATCCTCCAGTGGTTATGGTAGTTACATGAGCACGTCCCCCAGCCACCCACCTCCCCCACCCCACCCTCTCTGTATGCCGTTCTACCTCATCCCCCcctcagctgcagcttatctgcCAGTGCTGGAGAAATGCTGGTATCCCGGAGCTGTGCCTATGCTCTACCCTGGCATGGGAGGCTCCTCACCCACCATGTCCAGCGAGAGGCCACCCCCACCTCAGCTTGTGTTGTCTCCCAGGGGAGGCTCTCCTGCCCCAGCCCTATCTCAGACCCCCATGGACTCCCCTGCTCTCCTTCAGGCACTAAAGCAGGTACCACCCCTCAACCTGGAAACCAAAGAATGA